The Acidobacteriota bacterium genomic sequence GGAAGGCACGCGGGTGATTTCGACATGGACGAATTCACCGTGACGCGCTTTGTGGGTATCGGCAGGGGCGATTTCAATGTCGTATAGCAAGCGGGTTTCAATCGGCGTGACGTAGCCGCCGTTGCCGGATTTGCTGAATTTGCCGACCACGGTTTTATTGGCGCGTTGCAACACAGTTTCAATCCAACCATCGCGCCCGCGCGCGCTTTGCCCGATGACACGGACAATGACCTTATCGCCGTGCATGGCTGAACCGATGCCTTTTTCGCTGATGAACAGGTCGCCGCGTTCGCGTTCGCGTTCATCATCGGGGGTGACAAAGGCGTAGCCGGTGCGTGTGCAACGCAAAGTGCCGATTAACACGGCGCTATTGGGTTTGCGAAAATAGCGACCCTTTTCGGCGGCGGCGAGTTTCAGGCGCACGAATTTTTCAAGGGTTTTATGAAGGGCGATTTTCTGCGCATCGCTGAGGTTGAGAACTTCAGCCATTTCATTTAAGCTGATGCTTCGCTCACGCGATTTCGGCAATGCCTGGAGGATTTTTTGCGGTGATAAATCCGTGGTATTCAAAATGGCTTGTCACTCCCTTTTAAATTCGAGATTGCCGGAATCCAAACTATCTGCGGTCTATCGTTGAACCCAGCCTTGCTAAACCTGCAAAATGATTGTGAAGTGAAGAAGATTCAGATTCAAATCAAACGAGAGGAAGTTTATGAAAAGTTTTATGCTGCTGGCGATGCTGTTGCTCATCGTAGTTTCGGTTTCATCGAGGGATAAAAAGTTGCCATCAACGGTGGATGACATAGCCAATGCCGAACGCGCATTTGCCAAAACGTCGGTTGAAAAAGGAGTGCGCGATTCGTTTATCGAATTTTTTGCCGAAGACGGGATTAATTTCACGCCGCATCCGACAAAAACCAGAGAAAATCTCAGCAAACGTCCGCCGAATCGTTCGCCATTTACTTTGAATTGGCAACCCGTTTACGCAGACATTTCGCAAGCGGGCGATTTGGGCTTTACCACAGGCCCTTATACGCTCACCGACACGCGACCTAATCCGCAACCCACCGGGCACGGTTACTATTTTTCGTTTTGGCGCAAACAAGCCGATGCCAGTTGGAAAGTGGTGATTGATTGCGGTATTCAAACCCCCGAACCAAAAGCAACCAATTATGAATTCAAGCCCGCGCCGAAAACGGCTTTCAAAAAAATGAATGTGAATCCGCAAACCGAGCGCGAAGGATTGTTGAAAGCCGACCGTGAGTTCCTGCGTCTTGCAAGCAACCAGGGCACCAGCAAAGCCTTCATCGCTTATACAACGGACGATGCGCGCATTCACCGCAATGGGCGCATGCCGGTTGTCGGCAAAACCGAGATTCGCAAATTTCTTGCGGAGAAAACGTTGACCATGTCGGGTGAACCGATGTTTGCAGACGTTGCTATTACAGCCGATTTAGGCTACACCTACGGCAAGTTTGAATTGCGCGACCAGGAGCAAGTGACCAAAGGTTATTATGTGCGCGCCTGGAAACGCGATGCGAAAGGCGCGTGGAAAATCATCGTTGATATAATCAACGAATTGCCGAAAGAGTAGTCAGATGACGGCTCTTTCGAGCAATGGATAAACCCAAGCGGGAAGCACAGTGTTTATTCGCTTCATAAACGTGAATGGGCGACTGGCAGAAGTTTGAAATTTATCCTCGGATGAAAGGGATAAAGCGGATTGGGCGGATAAAGTTTGCATCCGTCTGATCCGCTTCATCCGCCCAATCCGAGGATAAATTTTCCAGCGATATATGCGCGATGGCTTTCATTGAAAGCGACTTGAAAACCGAACCCACCGCTGTTCAACGAAAAATGAATTGACACATTTTGCGCGGGCTGAGTAGTATAAGTTTTCTTTGATCATTGACTTTCAGAATATGCCGAAGTGGTGAAATTGGTATACACGTACGTCTCAGAAGCGTATGGGGAGACCCGTGCGGGTTCGAGTCCCGCCTTCGGCATTCCGTTTTTATCCTTTCACAACACCCCGCATCGCATCCTCAAGACCTGGTAAACAGCAATTCATTCGATTTGCTGCCATCGGGATTCTGTACTTGAAGCATGACGGTTTGCCCGACGGCGATTTTCTTGCCGCCTTTTTTAGCTATCAAAATCGTACTCGGATTTTGCCCGTCGTTGATGGTCGCTTGCGCTTCGCCGTTTAAAAGAATCACTGCCCCGTTGGCAAACCCTTCTCCGTGAACGAAGAGTTTCTTTTTGCCGGCTTCGGCACTGGTGATTTTCAAAGTTTGCGGCGAGGCAACGGTTTTTAGATACTGGTCGAGAAAATCCTGAATCTGTTGTTGACTATCGGCGCTCGTAAATTCCGCGCCGCCATGTCCAGCGCCTTGCAGATAGGTCAAGGTCGCCGTTACCCCTGCGGCTTTCAACAGGTCAGTAAGTTCCTGGCTTTGCAGAGGCGGCACCAGACAATCGCTTGTTCCATGCATAATCAGAAACGGCGGGTCGTCAGCCGTGACATAAGTTGTAGGGCTGGCGCGTTCGGCTTTGTCCGGGCAACTCTGAATGGCGCATCCGACCAGCAGAGATTCGGGCGAAATCGCCGCATCATGGTCAATGACGCTGCACGGCAGTGCTTGACTTGCCATCGTGCGCAGGTGTGTCGGGCCATACCAATCAACGACGGCTTGCACACGACTGGATTGTTGCAGGTTGCCGCCAACGGCTCCTTCAAGGTCTGCGACATTGCCCGAAGTTCCCAGCAATGCGACCAGATGACCGCCCGCCGAACTTCCCCATACGCCGACGCGATTGGGGTCAATCCGGTATTGCGCGGCGTTGGCGCGCAACCAGCGAATCGCCGCTTTACAATCTTCTATCTGTGCCGGAAAAATCGCTTCGTGACTCAACCGGTAATTGATGCTTGCCACCACGTAGCCGCGCGCCGTTTGCTGCACTTGCAGACTGCTGCTGCCCAGAGATTTATCTCCGCCAACCCAACCCCCTCCATGTATCCAGACAAGCAAGGGAAACGGGCCTTGCCCGCTTGCCGGCAGATACAAATCAAGCAGCAAGGATTTGCTGCCAACTCGTGCATATTCGATATTGCGCATCACTGCTGGCTGCGATTGCGCATTTACTGCCTCTTGAGAAAAAAATCCGGTTGTTATGATCAATCCGACCAGGACTGCGATAATCACCATCCGCATCAGGCGACGCTGCAAACCGGACTTGCTGCTACTGTTTTGCATAAGAACTCCCTTGTAGAAAAACTTGCAGGTAACGGAGAGTGCAAGTTTAAGACGAAGCAAAGCATAAAAAAGTCGGAAGCGCATTAAAAAATTGCCTGGGTTCGGCAATCAACGTTGAGGGTTAGGTGAACCTTTGAACTTGTGCTATCTTATCAATCGTTGAAGACACCGACTTGGGGCACCAATAAAAGGTTTCAGATGGGTGACTGCTCAATAACCGCTGAAAACGCAATCAGAAATTTTACGAATGCCAAAAAAATCGCAAAAAAAACGGTGGATTTATAAGCCTTATGATAAGCGCATCGCTTTGCTGTTATCGCGCGGGTTACCGGTTTCCGAAATGACCGGCGCATTGCTTGCGACTCGTGGCATAAACGATATTGAAACCGCGGAAAGATTTTTTAACCCCCGACTCGAAAACCTGCACGACCCGTTTTTGATGTGCGGCATGCGCGACGCCGTCGAACGAATATTATTAGCCGTCGAGCGCCGGGAAAAAATCATGATTTACGGCGATTACGATGTGGACGGCACAACATCGACGGTCATCTTGAAAAAAGCTCTGCAACTGATCGGCGCAGATGTTTCCTATTACATTCCCGAACGTTTGAAAGATGGTTACGGTCTGCGCGAAGACGCAATGGATATGGCGCACGCGCGCGGCGTGCATTTAATCGTCAGTGTCGATACAGGCATTCGCGCCCAACAGGTTGTTGAATACGCCAAGACCTTGGGTTTGGATGTCATCATCACCGACCATCATTTGCCCGAAGAAGGATTACCGCAGGCGCACGCCGTTTTAAATCCCAAACGCACGGATTGTAATTACCCGGAAAAAAATCTCGCGGGCGTCGGTGTGGCGTTCAAACTCGCGCAGGCGTTACTGACGAAAACCAATCAAGCCCATTACATCGAATCGTTCGTTAAAATTGCTGCCATCGGCACGATTGCCGACATTGTGCCGCTCACGGGCGAAAACCGCATCATCGCCAAATATGGACTGCTCGGATTGCGCCATCCGAGAAATTTCGGGCTGCGCGCGCTGCTTGAAGTTGCGGGTGTCTCGCAGGCAAAGCCGCTATCGGGTTCCGATATTGGCTTTAGAATCGGGCCGCGCATCAATGCTGTTGGTCGAATGGCGGGCGCAAGCATGGCTGTGGATTTATTTGACGCGCCCGATTTGCAAACTGCAACCCAGATGGCAAATGCCATGAATGTGCAAAATGCCGCGCGCCAACAAATCGAAGCCGACACCCTCGCGCAGGTGCTTGAACAGATTGAAAGCGATAAAGAACTGAGCAATTCTTACGTGGCGGTGGTCGCAGGCGAAGGCTGGCATCGCGGGGTCATCGGCATCGTCGCGTCAAAAGTCGTCGATAGACTTTACCGCCCGACGATTATCATTTCCGTCGAAGACGGACTCGGACATGGCAGCGGGCGTTCGATTCCGGCGTTTCATTTACTCGCAGGACTGGAGAGTTGCGCCGATGTGTTTGAGAAATTCGGCGGGCATTCGCACGCGGCAGGAGTGACCATTCGCGCCGATAAAATCGCCGATTTACGCAGACGTCTGGATGCCCATGCGCGCGGCGTTCTCAAACAGGAAGATTTGATTCCGATTGTCGAGATTGACTGTGAACTTTCCTTCAAACAGGCGACGCTCGAAACCCTCGAAGAAATCCGTCGCCTTGAGCCATTCGGCGCGGGCAATCCCGAACCGGTCTTTGCCACCACAGGCGCGCAGGTCGTCTCTCCGCCGCGCATCATGAAAGACAAGCATCTCAAGTTGCGGCTCCTGCACGCGGGACGCTGGCTCGATGCCGTGTGCTGGGGCGGAGCCGAGTTAGCGAATGAAGTTTTTGCAGGCGACATCGTCAACATTGCTTATACGCTTTCCGAAAATACCTACAACGGCAACACCTCTGCGCAACTGGTTTTGAAAGATTTGAAATTGCAATAATTCGGGAAACTTTTATTAATTTTTTCTTACCTTATTGACGCGCCAGAAATCGCTGGATATGATTGGCGCGCTTCATTAGCTAACAAATTTCCCTTTCAATAGGTTCAGGCTTAATTTTTTGCGGGTTTACCTCAGAAATCATCCTGCTTGCAAAAATGTTTGCAGGCGAGATTCGGTTAATCGTGGGAGCCGATTTATGAAATCAAACTTCTTTAATTTCTACAGAATTTATCTGTCAATGATAGGTCTCATTTGGTTTTTTGCCATTGCGCCTGCGGTGTTCGGGCAGGCGCAGGAGCAAGAACCCAATAATAGTTGTCAAACGGCACAAAATTTCGGAAGTATCGGTTTGCCGTTCGTGGTTTCCGGTGGATTAACTTCTACAGTGCAAAATCCCGATGTGGATTTCTTTCGTTTCACGGCTGCGCCCAATACCAAAATTCTTGTTGACCTCGAAGGTCAATCAACCGGCAGAGGGACTTTGCCCGATCCATTTTTAGGGCTGTTCAATTCCAGTTGCACGTTGTTGGCAACCAATGATGATGGCGGTTATTACCACAATGCCCGATTGGATTTTACGGTTCCGGCAGATGGGGTTTTCATTTTGGGCGTGTCGAGATGTTGCGATGCTGATTTTGCCGGCGGCGGCATCGGAACTTATATGTTGACGATTGCCCAATTCGTGGATGCGCGGCTCATCAGCGGTGGCATCGTTGATGCGGCGACCGGTGCGCCGCTAACCGGTCAAAATTACCCTTATGCGCGCGCGGAATTATATCGTTGCAGCAACGGGCAATGTAACGAAAATGTTGCCACCGCAGGCACTGATAGCAACGGGAGATTTAAATTTGACCGGATTTACTATAGCAATCCCATTCCTGCGGGAACCTATCAGATTGCTTATTCCGCGCAACTATACAATTCAGGACAATCGGCAATTTTTACGATAGCGCCGGGAGAAGCGAAAGAGTTAGGTAATTTTTCTTTGACGCAGGTTCCGCTGGCGGATTCGATTGGTGGCAGGTTGCTCGATTCCGAAACCGGTGCGCCACTTCCGGGAAATAGTTTTCCTTTTGCTCGCGTCGAATTGCGGCGTTGTAATAATGGCCAGTGTTATGAAGGCGTCGATTCGCAATCCACTGATAATCTGGGACGCTTTCGGTTTGAGCACGATTATTCGGGAAGACCGTTGCCAACCGGAACCTATCAAGCCTTCTTTTATGCCAATCTTTATCAACCGAGTCAATCCGCAATGTTCACGGTCGGGCAAGGGGAGAATAAGAACCTCGGAGATAACAACCTGGTTGCCTTGCCGCTTGCTGGCTCAATCAGCGCCCGCTTGGTTGATGCCAACAATGGACAAGGATTGCCCGGTAATATGCCGCCTTATGCTTATGCGCAACTCAATCGCTGTAATATATACGGCTGTTATCAAACGGTTGCCTATCGCAACCCTGATAGCTTAGGACGGATTCAATTTGATAGAGATTACTCAGGTAATCCGTTGCTTGCAGGACAGTATCAGATTTCCATTTCGGCGCAATACTATCGGCAGACACGGTCGGAAATATTTGAAGTTCCGGAAGGACAAAATAAAAATCTGGGTGATATACGAGTTCCGCCATTGCCCGTTAGATTTTCCAATATTCAACAATGTTCAAGCATTCCATCGGGAGGCGGAAGCTGTACGTTTTCGGTTAACCTCACCAATGGATTGCCATCTACCCTCTTTGCAAAAGGCTGGATATTGGTGAGCACTTACGGAAGCGGATTGAATAATCTGTTTCAATTGCCTGCCATTCAAATCATCAGTATTCCAACGGGAGCGACCAAACCAATGCAGTTTCGCCTGGATGTGCCGGATTCAGTTCCCGATAACTCTGTGATGTGTCCTTCACTTTACGTCGGACAGGCGTCTTCGTTAGACCCGCGCAACGATAAGAATGCCTCATTCTTTAATTTGCTCGGACAGACCAATCTGTTTTGTATCGTGAAAAGACAGGGGACGTACAATGTTTTGACCGTAGACGAATCGCGTACGCTGTTGCGTTCGTTGACTCCGCAACCCAGCCCGGACAATCAGCCCAAAAAATGAAACAGAAAATCAACCCTTGATGTGAAATCGTGCAATGGCGGTTTGTATGAGTTAAGCCGGTGAATTGGAAATAGGTTCGATGAACTCATATAAACCGCCATTGCGGCGATTAACGAATTGCGCCTGACGCTTTCTTTGCGCCCAAAACAGCTAAGCCTGAACTGGCAAACTGTCCGGTCTATGTGTGACAATTTTTGCCGTGAACAAAATCAGACTGGTATCGGTTGGAAAAGTTATTGCCCTGGTGGTCTTCATTACCGTAGCAGTGGCGCTTGGCGTCTATTTCGTCAAAAAACGCAAACCGCTTGACCTGCCAGCGACGCCGAAAATTCTCGAAGGCGAAATTGTTGCGGTCTTCAACAACACACGCTACGCGCACGAAGTCGGCGGCAAGGTGCGTTTCGTACTCACCGCCGAAGTTGACAAAGCCTACACCAACGGCGCGCACGAACTTGAAAAAGTGAAGCTCGAATCGTTCGGCAACGAGGGCACACGCAATGATACGGTGACGGCTGACCGCGCCGAAGTCAGTGATACCGCAAACCTCAACGCCCTCGAAGCCAAATTTATTTCCAATGTCGTCGTGATCACCAGCGAAGGCGCGACGATCAAGACTCAGTACCTGCATTACGACCACGAAAAGAGCGTGATTGATACGCCGGAGTTGGTTGAATTCGACAGCGATAAAGTTTCCGGCACGACGATGGGTGCGATGATTGAAGTCAATGATGAGCGCGTGCATTTGCTGAAAGATGTTGATCTGACGATTAAACCGACGGCTGAAACCGGTAAAACCAACGCCGATAAATCTGCAAGTGCGAAACCTGAAACGACCGAAAGCGATGCCGAACGCGCCGCCCGTAAAGCCGCAAAACGCGCCCGCAAACTCGAACGCAAACGCCAGGCGGCGCTTGCCGCGGCGAAATCGCCGAATAAAAACGCGCCTGCTAAAAATCAAAATCAGTCACCGACCGATAATCAATTGTTAGCCGCGCGCAATGCCAAATTGCCGATTCGCATTCGCGCGGTTTCGGGTCTTTTGGAACGCCAAGACCATCGCGTCGCTTTCAATGACAAGGTCATCGTCACCCAGGGCGCAGATGAAATGCGCGCCAACACCATGCTCGGACTGTTGAGCGATGATAATAAAATCGAACGCATCGAAGCGCGTGGCAATGCCTATTTGAAACAATCTGAAAAAGCCGAAATCAAATCTTCGGATATGGATTTCTTTTTTGCCGAACAACGCTTGATTCGCGCGACGGCTACGGGTAGCGCCTTCGCGCGCACCCTCAGCGGTGAACCTGTGAAAGAAGCCCGCGCCGCCAAATTCGACGCGACCTTTATGCCGGGTGCCAAAGACAGTACGATTGATTCGTTGCAGGCGACGGGCGATGCGACATTGCAGGTTTTTGCGACAGGTTCGTCCACGGTTGATCGCGAACTTCGCGCCGCCGAAATCAATGTCGCTTTTTTGGAAGGCGCGATGAATACGGCGTTGGCAACCGGCGGCGCTGTGTTACAGGTTCACGCGCCCAAACCGAAAGATGAAAAAGCCAACCCGACCGAGCGCGAATTGACTGCGAGTCAAGTTACCGCTTCATTTTATCCGGGCGGTAAAAATCTGGCGTTTGCCGAAGCGACGGAAAACGCCGTAATGAAAGTGACGCCGGTGCGTGCCGAAAAAGGCGCGGATAAAAAGACGATTCGCGCGCCGCAGATGACCGCAGAGTTTTTTGAAAGTAATAATCGCTTGAAAAATTTCAAAGCCACCAACGGTGTGAAGGTCGAAATTGAAGCCACGGTTGAAAACGCCCATCCATTGCGCACGACGACCAGTCGAACGCTCACAGCCGATTTCATCGAAGAGACCCAGGATGTGCAGACGCTTGTGCAGCAGGGCGATTTCAAATATAACGAAGGCGACCGCAACGGCACGGCGGAAACCGCAACTTACAACGGGCAAATCGAGATGCTTTATCTGCGCGGCAAACGTCCGATGGTCTGGGACGCCGAAGCCCGCACCCAGGCTAACGAAATTGATTACGACCGCAGCAAAGATGAAACCCATGCGCGCGGCGATGTGCGCACGACCTATTACAGTCGCGAAACGGCGGGTGACGCCACCCCTTTCAAAAATACCAAGTCGCCGGTCTTTATGACGGCTGAAAAAGCTGATGCGCGCAACTCGGAAGGCTATGCCATTTACACGGGCAATGCGCGGGGCTGGCAAGATAACAATTTTGTCAAAGCCGACCGCATCGAACTTTTTCAAAATGATAAAAAGATGATTGCCACCAGTCGGGTTGAAAGCGCGCTTTATAATGCGAAGAAAAATAATGACGCCAATCAACAGGAGGTGGTTCCGGGTTTTGCGACCGCCGACAAAATGATTTATTCGGATAAAGAGCGCCTCGTTCATTATGAGGGTTCCGTGAAAGCGCGACAGGGCACGGACAATATCGAAGCCGCGGTGGTGGATGTTCATTTAATGCAGGAAAGCAATGAAGTCGAAAAGATGATTGCCGAAGGCGCGGTTGTGTTGACCCAGCCCGGACGACGCGGAACCGGCGATAAAGCGATTTACACATCTGCGGATGGTCGCGCCATTTTAGTAGGAAAAAATGCCAGAGTTGAAGACGCCGAGAAGGGAACCACAACAGGCGGTCAATTGACTTTCTATAGTCGCGATGATAAGGTCGTTGTGGAGAATCAACAAGGGACAGGGCGCGTGAAAACGACTCATCGGCTAACCAAAAATAAATAAATTTTGTCAGCAGAAAGCAGTTGCAAAGGTGTCCGTGAGTAAATCACCAGCCAAAAAAAATAGACGCAGTAAATCCAACCCGACCGCCCCTAATATTAAGCGAAAGAGCGCGCCTGCGCGCTTGATTACGCCTTCGTCGGATTCGCTCATTACGACCCATTTATCTGAGGAAAATGCGGAAATTCAGGTGGGCGTGTCTGCGGCTACAGATGATTTTGAATCTCTTGCGGCATTACCGGTCAGCGTGAATTTATCTGATGCGTTGACGCCGGAAACTGCTGAACAACTTCTGAAACACCCTGTTGAAACAACTGTGAATTTGCAAGCCGAAATTAACCAAACCGAATATGCGCCAGTCGTCATCAATGAATTGGTCTTGTCGGAAATCAACGGCAAGCCTGTAGCGAACCGGCAAGTTGGCATCAGCGAAAGCGCCGGATTGCGAGCCTTGAGCGTACTCGGCGTTGAGCATTTGCGAAAATCCTATCGCAAACGCCCTGTGGTCAATGATGTTTCGCTTGAAATCGTACAGGGGGAAATTGTCGGACTGTTGGGTCCAAATGGCGCGGGCAAAACCACGATTTTTTATATGATAGTCGGGATCGAACGACCTGATGCCGGCAAGGTTTATCTCGATACCAAAGACATCTCGCGGTTGCCCATGTATTTGCGAGCGCGCAACGGCATCAGCTATTTGCCGCAGGAAGCCTCGGTGTTTCGCAAATTGTCGGTTGAAGAAAATATCTGGCTGGTCTTGCAAACCCTGCCGCTTACGAAAGCTGAGCGCGAACAACGGCTTGAAAGCCTGTTAAATGATTTTGATATTGCCCGCGTGCGTCACACCAAAGCGTATCAATTATCGGGTGGTGAACGGCGGCGCACAGAAATTGCGCGTTGTCTGGTGATTGAACCGCGATTTATTTTGCTTGATGAGCCGTTTGCCGGTATTGACCCGATAGCGGTGATTGATATACAAAAAATATTGAAAAGACTGCGCGAACGCGGCATCGGGGTTTTGATAACCGACCATAATGTCCGTGAGACTCTGGCAATTACCGACAGAGCGTATATAATCAACGAAGGGAAAATATTCAGAGCCGGAACACCGGATGCGCTGACGCGCGACAAAGAAGTGAAACAAGTTTATTTGGGAGAAAATTTCAGGATGTAAGAGTCAGTAGTCAGTAGTCAGTAGTCAGTTCTTAAAACCAAAAATTTACTGACCACCGACGACCGACGACCGACGACCGATTGGTAGCATTATGTCAGTTAGACCAAATCTTCAAACCAGCCTTTCGCAGAAATTGGTGCTCACGCCGCAGATGCGTCAACGTATCGAGCTACTGGCGATGACCAAGCTCGAAATGGCTGACATGATTACCACGGAAATCACCGCCAATCCTGTGCTCGAAGCCGTCGAACCGGGAGACGCGCCGGATACTTCGATGAACGAAGAGATCGCCTCAATCGATGCGACGATTGCCGATTATGCGGCACCTGAAACGCCCGTTCAAAGCACTGAAACCCGCGCGGCAGAATCCTTTGATACGGTTGAGCCTTCTGTCACTAATACCGCAACCGAGGCTTCACCTTTTGAGGGCGATACGGAACCTGACCGCGAACGCGATTCTTTTCAGGAAATCGATTTCGGCTCCACTTTTGAAGAATATCTCGATCCGGGTTACAAGACCCACGAATATGAAGCGCGCGAAGAGACCTCGTTTGAAAATATGCTGACCCGCCGCCAGTCGCTTTATGAACAATTGATGTGGCAATTGCATCTGGTGGAAGCGCCTAAAGAGGTGATTCGCGCCGGCGAAGCGATTATCGGCAACCTTGATGAAAACACCGGCTTTCTTGATGCCACGATTGCAGAGATTGCGGCGATGGGTCCGTGGTCAGAAGAGGTCGTGCAACAGGCTTTGCACATCATTCAGCGATTAGACCCGGTCGGTGTGGCGGCTGCTAATGTTCGCGAATCGTTAATGATTCAACTCGAATATTATGGATACGGCGAACGCCTGGCATATCGGATGGTGCGCGACCATTTTGAAAATTTGCAAACCCATAAACTGCCCGACCTCGCCAAGAACCTGGGGGTTTCAGTTGATCAGGTGCTCGCCGAAATGGCGATTATTAAAAAGCTCGACCCCAAACCCGGTCGCAAATATTCCGCCGAAGAAGCGCAACCCGTGGTTCCCGAAGTGACCATCGAAAAAGTCGGTGATGATTATGTCATCCGCTTTGAAGATGACGGGGTGCCGGGGTTGAGAATCAATCGCACCTACCGGCAGATGATGGAATCCAAAGACGCCTCGAAAGAGACCCGCGATTACATCAAAGAGCGTTTTCGTTCGGCAGTCGATTTACTGAAAAATATCGAACATCGACGGCAGACGATTTACCGCGTTTGCCAGTCAATCGTTGAACGTCAGCGCGAATTTCTCGACAAAGGCACAGAGCATATCAAGCCGATGATGCTCAAAGATATTGCCGAAGACATCGGTATGCACCTCAGCACCGTTTCGCGCGTTGTCAATCGCAAATATGTCAATACGCCGCAGGGCGTTTATGAACTGCGAAGGTTTTTTACCGAAGGCATGCGCTCGGATACCGGTGAAGATGTTTCGACGCGGGTGCTCAAATTGAAGATTAAAAAAATGATTGAGGAAGAAGATTCGCACAACCCGATTACCG encodes the following:
- a CDS encoding alpha/beta hydrolase, whose amino-acid sequence is MQNSSSKSGLQRRLMRMVIIAVLVGLIITTGFFSQEAVNAQSQPAVMRNIEYARVGSKSLLLDLYLPASGQGPFPLLVWIHGGGWVGGDKSLGSSSLQVQQTARGYVVASINYRLSHEAIFPAQIEDCKAAIRWLRANAAQYRIDPNRVGVWGSSAGGHLVALLGTSGNVADLEGAVGGNLQQSSRVQAVVDWYGPTHLRTMASQALPCSVIDHDAAISPESLLVGCAIQSCPDKAERASPTTYVTADDPPFLIMHGTSDCLVPPLQSQELTDLLKAAGVTATLTYLQGAGHGGAEFTSADSQQQIQDFLDQYLKTVASPQTLKITSAEAGKKKLFVHGEGFANGAVILLNGEAQATINDGQNPSTILIAKKGGKKIAVGQTVMLQVQNPDGSKSNELLFTRS
- the recJ gene encoding single-stranded-DNA-specific exonuclease RecJ, giving the protein MPKKSQKKRWIYKPYDKRIALLLSRGLPVSEMTGALLATRGINDIETAERFFNPRLENLHDPFLMCGMRDAVERILLAVERREKIMIYGDYDVDGTTSTVILKKALQLIGADVSYYIPERLKDGYGLREDAMDMAHARGVHLIVSVDTGIRAQQVVEYAKTLGLDVIITDHHLPEEGLPQAHAVLNPKRTDCNYPEKNLAGVGVAFKLAQALLTKTNQAHYIESFVKIAAIGTIADIVPLTGENRIIAKYGLLGLRHPRNFGLRALLEVAGVSQAKPLSGSDIGFRIGPRINAVGRMAGASMAVDLFDAPDLQTATQMANAMNVQNAARQQIEADTLAQVLEQIESDKELSNSYVAVVAGEGWHRGVIGIVASKVVDRLYRPTIIISVEDGLGHGSGRSIPAFHLLAGLESCADVFEKFGGHSHAAGVTIRADKIADLRRRLDAHARGVLKQEDLIPIVEIDCELSFKQATLETLEEIRRLEPFGAGNPEPVFATTGAQVVSPPRIMKDKHLKLRLLHAGRWLDAVCWGGAELANEVFAGDIVNIAYTLSENTYNGNTSAQLVLKDLKLQ
- the lptC gene encoding LPS export ABC transporter periplasmic protein LptC, whose amino-acid sequence is MNKIRLVSVGKVIALVVFITVAVALGVYFVKKRKPLDLPATPKILEGEIVAVFNNTRYAHEVGGKVRFVLTAEVDKAYTNGAHELEKVKLESFGNEGTRNDTVTADRAEVSDTANLNALEAKFISNVVVITSEGATIKTQYLHYDHEKSVIDTPELVEFDSDKVSGTTMGAMIEVNDERVHLLKDVDLTIKPTAETGKTNADKSASAKPETTESDAERAARKAAKRARKLERKRQAALAAAKSPNKNAPAKNQNQSPTDNQLLAARNAKLPIRIRAVSGLLERQDHRVAFNDKVIVTQGADEMRANTMLGLLSDDNKIERIEARGNAYLKQSEKAEIKSSDMDFFFAEQRLIRATATGSAFARTLSGEPVKEARAAKFDATFMPGAKDSTIDSLQATGDATLQVFATGSSTVDRELRAAEINVAFLEGAMNTALATGGAVLQVHAPKPKDEKANPTERELTASQVTASFYPGGKNLAFAEATENAVMKVTPVRAEKGADKKTIRAPQMTAEFFESNNRLKNFKATNGVKVEIEATVENAHPLRTTTSRTLTADFIEETQDVQTLVQQGDFKYNEGDRNGTAETATYNGQIEMLYLRGKRPMVWDAEARTQANEIDYDRSKDETHARGDVRTTYYSRETAGDATPFKNTKSPVFMTAEKADARNSEGYAIYTGNARGWQDNNFVKADRIELFQNDKKMIATSRVESALYNAKKNNDANQQEVVPGFATADKMIYSDKERLVHYEGSVKARQGTDNIEAAVVDVHLMQESNEVEKMIAEGAVVLTQPGRRGTGDKAIYTSADGRAILVGKNARVEDAEKGTTTGGQLTFYSRDDKVVVENQQGTGRVKTTHRLTKNK
- the lptB gene encoding LPS export ABC transporter ATP-binding protein is translated as MSVLGVEHLRKSYRKRPVVNDVSLEIVQGEIVGLLGPNGAGKTTIFYMIVGIERPDAGKVYLDTKDISRLPMYLRARNGISYLPQEASVFRKLSVEENIWLVLQTLPLTKAEREQRLESLLNDFDIARVRHTKAYQLSGGERRRTEIARCLVIEPRFILLDEPFAGIDPIAVIDIQKILKRLRERGIGVLITDHNVRETLAITDRAYIINEGKIFRAGTPDALTRDKEVKQVYLGENFRM
- the rpoN gene encoding RNA polymerase factor sigma-54, translating into MSVRPNLQTSLSQKLVLTPQMRQRIELLAMTKLEMADMITTEITANPVLEAVEPGDAPDTSMNEEIASIDATIADYAAPETPVQSTETRAAESFDTVEPSVTNTATEASPFEGDTEPDRERDSFQEIDFGSTFEEYLDPGYKTHEYEAREETSFENMLTRRQSLYEQLMWQLHLVEAPKEVIRAGEAIIGNLDENTGFLDATIAEIAAMGPWSEEVVQQALHIIQRLDPVGVAAANVRESLMIQLEYYGYGERLAYRMVRDHFENLQTHKLPDLAKNLGVSVDQVLAEMAIIKKLDPKPGRKYSAEEAQPVVPEVTIEKVGDDYVIRFEDDGVPGLRINRTYRQMMESKDASKETRDYIKERFRSAVDLLKNIEHRRQTIYRVCQSIVERQREFLDKGTEHIKPMMLKDIAEDIGMHLSTVSRVVNRKYVNTPQGVYELRRFFTEGMRSDTGEDVSTRVLKLKIKKMIEEEDSHNPITDDEIAKRVAKEGVKLSRRTVAKYRDQMNIPGSRERRSIV